Genomic segment of Lagopus muta isolate bLagMut1 chromosome 3, bLagMut1 primary, whole genome shotgun sequence:
ATTTGCATTAAGGTCACACCATAGGCAGCATGGGATGGTGGGATGACCATGatcccttttgtttttgtgctttttaatgAGCAGGACGAGGTGTCCTGTCCATTTTAACCCTTGCATCTTTGGTGCAAAATGAGAATCTTTTGTAGCTCTTGGTGGCATGTTGGTGGCTGTCCCCAGGGGTTTGGTCGATGGTTCTGTCTTTTTGCCCTCCTTCAGTTCCTTCACATCCCACTGAACTGGGGTCATTATTTTCTGCCTCCTCCAGGATGTTTTTCCCTTGGTTGGATCATTGTTTTGCATGTTTGGAAgaatggggaaactgaggcagtgTCTGGAGTGATGGAATTTCACTTATATGTTGTGGTACTGCTCAGGACAAGGTCCCAGACACTGAGGTAGGGTTGATCTCATGGATATATGTGCTTCTATCCCAGGTGGGAAGAAGAGAAGACAAACGATGGGGTGAAGTGGAAACAGCTGGAACACAAAGGACCCTACTTTGTCCCTCTCTACGAGCCTCTGCCTGATGATGTGCAATTTTATTATGATGGTAGGTTCAACCTGGGAGGGGGCATGTGGTGTTGTTTTCTGCATGGCCAAGGAGCTGGTATCTCCTCTTAGACAGGAGAGGCAAGCTGCAGAGCACTTATTAAAAGGGCCATAATATCCCCTTGGAGTAAACCTCACTTGGGACTTGGTCCTCTGcttacagcctttttttttgaTTGTGGGATGCTCAGGGCTGGCTGGACCCTGAGTATCTCAAAGTGATGCAATGCGTATCAATGCCAATACCTTAAGATTATGTTTAACTTTGCGAAGGTGGACCAGGAGGGGATGGATGCAGCCTTCTACTGTCCTCCTTTGGTTTATTCTGTGTTTGCTGAACTCTCTTTTTCCCCATTGTCCAGCCATGAACCCCACCCTCCTAGGGGTGGAAGcaagaaccatagaatcattaaggctggaaaagacttctaagaacATCAAGTCTGTTAGCCTATCACCATTTTTTCCTActaaccgtgtccctcagtgccccctgtccatgtttcttgaacacctctggggacagtGGTTCTACCACCACCCTGAGCAGTCTGTTACAATTAAGGGATAATTGAGTTGGGAGGAGATCAGTCCCATGGAACCTTGCTCCTCAGCCTCTCACTGAGGCTTCCTGTTCCTTGTAGTTCTTTGTAacaggaataaataaaaagccaaTATGAGAAAATGTGATATGTGGCAGTTCAGTCAGTAGAGGGCATGCTAGGACATTGATGGGATTGCCAGtgacctttattttttttattttttttttttgctatgtgaGGCAGCTATTTGTGGTTCTGCATAGGGTTTGGATCccctctgtgctcctgcagacCCATTTGTGTGGTGTGCATCAGGGCTGGTTCTTTAGTTTGGGATCTGGGGAGGTGCTGTCATTATTGCTGCAGTTCAGGTGGCAGTCAACACTCCAAAATCAGCGTCTAGTGCAGAATTGAACCATCCCTGGGACTCTGAAGGGTGCTTTTTTTAGTGGCTTGTctagaaaagctgtttttaaagtgtttgcTTTCTAGCAGGAACCAAGATGTTTCCTGAGCTCATTGATTCAAGAGAGGCTGGTGGTTTTTGCCACCTCCACAAAATGACTTGTGGAATTTCCACATTGATTGTTTCATCCCACATCTTGTGGGATGTGATTTGATGTGAAACTTCTGAGTGGTATCTTGGCTATTCAGCATGCACCTGGAACTGACCATAGTTGGGAAAACAAACCTTTCTATGTTGTCCTGTTAAGCCAAGAGTTTGGGACTGAGGGACAATGTTGAGGGATGTGATTTGGTGGTCACGGTGTTGATGGATttatggttggacttgatgattttagaggtcttttttttaacagtagTGATTCTACAATTCATTGCACAGAGTCTGCTGTGGCTCAGTGAGCTCAGAGTAATTCAGGATCTCTCCTGGAGAAGAACACGTAGCGTGTGATTTCAAATTGGTTGTGgcagcatcctgctgtgctgagtgctCAGTGTTAATCCACAGGCAAAGCTGTGTGTGGGCTGCCAGTGTCCATTTTCAGCCTTTGTCCTTGCTCTGGGTACTGTGCTGAACATGAGGACCAACCAAGCAGCCTCCTAGGACTGCTGGATTGAGATGTCCCTGTAACtaatgcttttctcctttctagGTAAACCCCTGAAGCTGAGCCTGGCCACGGAGGAAATTGCCACTTTCTATGCAAAAATGCTTGATCATGAGTACACAACTAAAGAGATCTTCCAGAACAACTTTTTTAATGATTGGAGGAAGGTACCTTGCATATTGTGGTTTCCTTGCTGTCAATCCTCTGCATTAAGAGCCAGTGTTAAGACTGTCATCCTTGGACTGTTGtgtgggaaggaagggatgctttTGGGGGATGTATCTTCttatttccatatttatttGGGGATGGGTCGTGGTTTGCTGTCTACAGCATCCCTGAGTTCCTCAAGGTAGCACTTCTGGGTTTTAGTGATACTATCTCAAGATGGACCCTAGGTTTTCTCTGGGGTATTCATCCCTCTCAAAGATAAAACCTTCTGGTCCTGCAACACTATGGCAAATTCCTTATGCACAAATGAGACACTTCCTAGTGCACATCCCACCCTTCAGTGTCACTTCTGTAGGCTGTGCCATCTGCGTTTGCTCTTGGAGCCCCTTCTTTCTGTAGCAGAGCTCTAAGTCTGCTCCATTCCACAGCTGGTtgtgttttgcttctttgtggGTCCAGAGCAGCCTGGCCACTTGCTGGTACAGCTTTATCTACCCTTGGGTGGATGTAGCTAAGATATCTGGGTTGGCTGTAtctttctgccattttttttttttttttttttatgaactgGTGTGAGTATCTTTACTTGCTTTTCTCCAGAGGTGAAACACAGCCAAAAAGCACTACAGAGTTGTTTTTGCCACCtagattaattattttatgtCTGGAAAAGACATAAGATCTAGTTCAATTGCtaactcatcaccaccatgcccactacaTCATGTCCCTCTGTGCCATACTCAGctctcttcatttcttccacagGAGATGACACCTCAGGAACAAGAGATAATCAAGCAGTTGGACAAGTGTGACTTCAGGGAGATTCATAAGTACTTTGTGGACAAAAATGAGGCACGGAAAGCACTCTCCAAAGAGGAGAAGCAGGTGAGAACCTGGGGTTTCCTATGATGCCTGGAACTGACTTGATATGTTTTGGGGGCAGCTTGGGGTGTTTTAGATTATTCTTGCCTCCCTTTGCTTCATTAGCATCATGCTGGGACTGCATTGCCATACGGGTTTGCAAGGTGCATGAGGAATAATGTGTATGAAGAAAACTTGGACCTTTAATCAATTTTCTCTAACCTTTTGAGCTCTCTTTACTGCCTTGTGCTTTCTTACCTTTTTCCACTAGTGGAAAGAAATCATGGGGATTCAGCTTTGTCTTATGGGTTGACACGGTGCTTGTTTCAGAAACTGAAGGAGGAGGCAGATAAGATCCAGGAGGAGTATGGATACTGCATCCTTGATGGGCACAGGGAGAAGATAGGCAACTTCAAAACTGAGCCTCCAGGGCTGTTCCGTGGACGTGGTGATCACCCCAAAATGGGCATGCTGAAGAAGAGGATTATGCCAGAAGATGTGATCATCAACTGTAGCAAGTGAGTTGCTGAGATAAGAGATGAATTCTTGGGGATGGGGTAAACAACACATTTCCTCTAAGTGGAAATATGTTAGTTCTCCTGTTATCCCTTGCATCTGGAGGATAAAGACTGATAGCATTGTGGAGTAATTGTGAGCAGGCTGAGCAGGCAATGATGCAACTTTTTGGGCATCTTTAGCTTGCTGTGAAAAAATTATTGAGGTGCTAAcctgtttcttctcctttgtgatctctcaaatcatagaatcatgttGAAAAGCACTGCTAAGATATCTGGTATAACCAATGATTGCATCCTTGTTCTATCTACAGGGACTCCAAGATCCCTGAGCCACCAGTGGGGCATAAATGGAAGGAAGTACGCTTTGACAACACAGTCACCTGGCTGGCCTCGTGGACTGAAAACATCCAGAACTCCTTAAAGTACATCATGCTGAACCCGAGCTCCAAGCTGAAGGTCAGTGAGATGCTGCTCTTTGTGAGGAGTTCTATGGTCACTCCTCTCTTTCCAGGAAGAAAGGTCATAAGGGAGAATATCATAGAATGATGTTGTGTGCCTacaaaaaatgtgctttttgagaaaaaaagcagaaaactagaTTGATTGGGATGCCCTTGGTTGTGGTTGGGtgagagggggaaaaatgtgtttatgtTGAGCTTTGAGTGTGTTTTTAGGAACAGATTGCTACTTGTAgagctgtccctgtgctgtgctgctcacatgCATCCTGGTAaggctgctgagagctgggcttgcACTGAGAAGATCCACGGGGAGCTGGAGTCTGTGGGGTTTGGTTCATTTGTGTCAGCAAATGGAGGACAGGAGGAGGTGGGATGGCCATCTGTAGTACTGTAGGAGGGAGGGAAATGAACAGGGGAGAGAAAGGTGATTTAAAGCTATTTCCATTCTTCAAAGCAAATAAGGAAAGTGCATGCAAGTTGAGCACAGCCGAGTACATGCATTGCGTGTCATTCCACACTAATGGTGTGTGAAAATCGGTGGCTgtagctgtgcagtgctgtaaCAGTTGACAGTATGCTTGTCTTATTCTGGCCACAAGTTGGCAGAAGATGCATCCAGACAACGAGTAGCTCAGATTCTGTGAAGATCCTGAGTCCAGCGCAGCCAGCAGAGGGCATCGAGACCCCAGTTGAGTTGTttctgcttgttgtttttttttttttcctgcatttcaagggttgttattattattattctttttttcctcaagaaggCACTGTATTCTGAGTATTTAGACCCTGGAAGTTGTGTTTCCAAAACTGTCTGGCTGGAGGGAATGGAAGTAAGATGGGGTGCTGAGTGACAATGCATTGGCTTCTTTTTCCAGGGGGAAAAGGACTGGCAGAAGTTTGAGGTAGCCCGGAGACTAAAGGATGTTGTCCACAAAATCCGTGCTCAGTACCAGGCTGACTGGAAGTCCAAGGAGATGAGGAAGCGACAAAGAGCAGTGGCTCTCTACTTCATTGATAAGGTACCTGTTGCCTCACCTTGGCACCTtgcttctttgctgcttttgagGCTGGCATTATCTTACCTGATCCACTTTTTTATTGACTGATGGGCTCCACATTTTTCCTGGTGTTCATGTCTACTTCACCTTTTCAAGAAGAATTCTGGTGGGCTGGAGTGGTTGATTTATGGCTTTGTGTGTCCTTTCAGCTGGCCCTGAGAGCTGGtaatgagaaagaagaagggGAGACTGCAGACACAGTTGGCTGCTGTTCCCTACGTGTGGAGCACATCAAGCTGCACTCTAAGCTGGATGGGCAGGAGCATGTGGTGGAGTTTGACTTCCTTGGGAAAGACTCCATCCGCTATTACAACAAAGTATCAGTGGAAAAGCCAGTAAGTGTGGCAGAGATGGACATCATGGCCAGTGTGGTGATGTGGCACAAGGTTCACTGGGTGGCTTGGCTCATTTAATAGTTATTAGTCCCAAatctgaaaactgttttgacTCCAATATTGACAGTATGTGCAAGAGacagtctttttcaaccttaatgattctgtagtTCCATTTAAGGTTGTCTAGACCAGCTGTCCCCTTACCACTACTATAAGGGTGCAGCGTAGTAAGGATGTATGCGTGTTGACTCCTGGACTGCAAAAAGGGGGGGAACTTTTGGGTTAGGGCTTTCAAGGCTGTTTTAGCCCATGAACTATGAGAGAAGTAACACCTTCTGAAGCATCTCCCCCGTTGACTACTGGGAATTAAGACTTGCAAGCAAGCCCCATTGTTTGTTAGTGTGCCTGTGGGATAGGTGATGCTGTTTGTGTGGGATGATGGAATTCTAGTGGTAGGGGTGATGGAGAAAACAGCTTGTGGCACTAATGTTGTCTTGAAGTCCCAATGAATGTCCTTGAAATTTGGTGAGTGATTTGGTAGGATGTATATTCTGCAAGTCCAACTCAGAGTGTTGCTGGTTGGGAAGGCTGATGGAGATGAGGGAATTGTCAGGGGTCAATTTGCTCTCTGTCCTTGACCAGGGCCattctttcttccccctctaGGTGTTCAAGAACCTGCAGCTGTTCGTGAAGAACAAAGACCCGGGTGATGACCTCTTTGATAGGCTCTCTGTAAGTTTTTGCATCTCTACTTTTGAACCCTTTGTTGAACCATAAAATTTCAGCATCTCAATCAcgattctattttttttcccattcttcctTCACTGGTGATATCTCTAATTTCCCAAATGCAGGCCTAGCTGTCTGTATGCACCCATAAGTAATGCATGTCCCTGCTAAGGAGGTGGTTTtctgctccttccctcctctAACTGACCTGTCTGGGAGGAACTGCCCATCCAAATGCTGCCCAGGGCATTGCTGGAGGTGTCAAACCTCACCCATTTGGCACTTCCACACCTAACTGGGGCTCAGTGGAAGTGTGAGAGCATGCTGGAGTGATGTGCTGCAGCCTTCTTCCAAGCTATCCCCTTGGTAAAACCTCTTGCCTCCTCTTCAGCATTTGATATGGACTGCTGCCCCCCACACTACCTTTCTGCCCACATGCCTTAGAAAGCCCCTTGCCCAACTTTATAGAGGTAAGAAGTTGCCTGGATCAACTTCCTCTGATAGGCCTTTTGTATCTTCTGATCTGATTGTAGCTCCATGTGCTCTTTAGAACAAAGATATCTAATGCAATTAATGTGAGAGATGCTCAATGTGAGATGTGGCTTCTTGGACATATGTGGGCAGAAGCTATTGAATTTGAGAGGTTCTCTGAATTTCAGTGATGTTTCTTCTAGTCTTCATTAGGGTGTGAGCCAACAGGTAAATGTGCAAGATATAGCTTGTCTGTTTAATTGGTTTGTTTAAGCAGAAGATAAtggtctggagaaaaaaaaaaaaaagtttattgtTTTGACATCtgcttgttcttcctttttcctctctgtgttgTCCTGCACTCGCCTTCCAGACAACCGTCTTGAACAAACACCTTCAGAAGCTGATGAATGGTTTGACTGCCAAAGTGTTCAGGACCTACAATGCTTCCATCACCTTGCAGGAGCAGCTCAAGGCCCTCACTAACCGTTAGTTCTTAATCATGTTTGTGGCAACTCCAGCTGTGTTGTAGGGGCAGTGGGCTCAGATATCCATCCATTGGCTTGGCGTCCCCATTGTCCACTCTTCCTTGGCTGGTCATGCATCATGTTGTAGAGTGGTATGTAGCTTATGGGTACGTGCAGCAGGTTGGGAGTCATGCAAAGTGGCAAAATCAAATCACCTGCTCAGTGGTAGTCTGACAGTCAAGATGGgagtagatttttttcctcttctttacGTTATTGGCTGGTTGTGTTATTTCTGTCCTGCCTTCAAGTGATGAGACACGATCACTTGGTTGTAGAAATTGGTAAAGGACCACCATTATTGCTCTCTTATGCCAAAGGCCAACAACTTGATGTTCTGGTCTGTTCTTTGCCTTCCCCAATTCccagaaaggaaacaaatagtGATGCTGCACTTCATTTCCAGCTGAAGACAGTGTTGCTGAAAAGCTTCTCTCCTACAACCGAGCAAACCGAGCTGTGGCCATCCTGTGCAACCATCAGAGATCCACGCCGAAAACCTTTGAGAAGTCAATGCAAAATCTGCAAACCAAGGTGAGGCAGACCAAACTAAGAGTCCTCAGATTTGCTCCCACCTCACTGATATCCCTtgaatggggaaaaagaagggggaTAAACACGGTGCTTGAGGAGACAGCATAGAGCAAGCATGGCAAGGAATTTTGTGGCATTGAATGATGAAGTGGTTTAGTGGACATtgatggtgatgggttgataGTTGGACTGGGTAATCTTTTTTACAAtgttaatgattctatgaaggaaTGACTCAGAAATAGcagctttttttaattagtgCAGAGATACTAGCAATCTAGGGGGATAGGGATGTGGTAAACACAAATGGCATGaatatgtttgggtttttttaatcatttcttgTCTTCAGACCAAGCTGAGTGCATGGCTTAGGGCCATGGAAATAAGTTTTACAATTTGGTGGCTTGCAGGAGAACCAGCTGAAATTTTAATGGGTCTGCTATAGAAATGCTACAAACTATGATTTTTTGTAGCTGTCCTCAGCTCTTTTTTTCACAGTCTACCAGTGATCTTGGGCCTTTGTGATTGTGGCTCAACACTGTTGTGAGCCAGACAGCTTTGGTCAGTTGCATAAGATGAGTAAGTGCTGCAAGTGTTTCTGAGATCAGTAATGTGAGCTCTAGCATGAGTCTCAGGGCTGTTTCTGGGGCCTGCAGTGGGGCTGATGAGAAATTGAGGAGCAATGTGGTGTGGTAAGGGTAGCTGAAATCTCTATGGAGGGACATGAGCTGGGACTCACTCTATTTACTTCAGATTGATGCCAAGAAGGAACAGCTGGAAAAAGCCCAACAAGAGCTGGAAGAAGCTGAAGATGagttaaaagacaaaaaagatgCCAAAGCAGAGGCGTGAGTGATTCTTTTCAATTCTTGTTAGCAGAGGGACCTGTGCCCAGATCTGTGGGTGGGAATGTTGTGGTCCAATACCCTATATGTAGCTAATTGGAACTGAAATCGTTTCTGGGTACCTCCTTTCCTATGGGAGCCTGGCAGATGGATGAAGGTCTTTGTGAATGGTTCTCTGCAGCAGTAGGACTACCAAATAACTGCTTGTAGAGATTCATTTCTTTTATAGTAGGGCACATCTCTATGAATATTTAGACTTCAATGCAAACTGCTGGGTCCTCCTACAAATGCTGTGGTGCATAGAGCACTTAACTTGGGGTTGAAGCTGAGTATGCACAGTCCTGATATGTTTTCCTGTGGACTGTGGCATATCAAATCTATGCAGCAGTCATAGCATGGGTCTTGTCTGAGTTTACTCCTCCTCCTGGAGCCCAAGTGTGGCTGTTTGAGATTGTGTTTGCCCATGGAGTCTGGCTGCTACTTGCCCAATCTTtgtacaaaaatgttttaaaaagaaaaaaatcttatttctcaAGTAATTAATCTatgagtgggcatggtggtgatggttggacttgatgaccttggAGGTATTTTCCAATCTTAGTGATTCTACTTTTCTCTCATAGTCTGGTACTAAATCTTCCACTTTGCCATTCTAGAGCTATTTCTAGACTGAGTGGGTGTAGAGGTCACTGAGATGAAGCTTGCTGGCTTCCTGTCATTTTCctaaaaagcataaaaacaggAGAACTACTCTGTatttcacttctgctgcttttccccttttaaCCTGCTCCTTGTGTTGCTCTTTCTCTACCCTCAGCaatgtgcaaaagaaaaagaagctgttgGAACGTCTGAAGGAGCAGCTGGCCAAGCTGAATGTCCAGGCCACGGACAAGGAGGAGAACAAACAGATAGCTCTGGGCACGTCCAAGCTGAATTACCTGGATCCCAGGATTAGCATAGCCTGGTAAGCTTTGAACATGCTCTAGGGAAGATGTTTCTCTAGAGATGTGCAGACTGCCTGCTTTTGGGGAACAAGCACATGCTTGAGCCTTTGGGGAAAAACTTAGTGTTTGGACAGAGAAACCTGTCCAAGCTCTGGAGTTGataacagaatcattaaggttgggaaaaacctcctaagatcatctagtccaaccatcaacaaAGCTCAAAACTGCAACTTCCCTTGTTTGCAAGGCACTGATTGCAAGGTAAGATGATGCTTCTTACCTTAAAACCAGAAGGGACAATTTGCCTCTGTTGATAAATGTACAAGGTACAAAAGTGATTTCCTCTGGGGGCTGAAGGAAATTGCACAAGTAAACATGGAGGACTACGATGGGAGCCAATTGGGATGGGTAGTGTATCCCTTGGAATGTCTCCCCATTGTGTTGTGATCTCCGTAGGTGTAAGAAGTTTGGTGTGCCCATTGAGAAGATCTTCAACAAGACACAGAGGGAGAAGTTTGCCTGGGCAATTGACATGACTGATGAGGATTTTGAGTTCTGAGGAAGCACCTTTCCTGTTAGCCTCATGCTCATCTGGTGCtgataaataactttttttatgtgctgctgcagttgttGCAGAGGTGGGATGGTTGTCTAACACAAGTTTGTGGGTGGTTCATGCTggtttttgtattaaaaaaaaatagaaaccaaGTGTTAAAAGCAAATACTGCTGACTTGTGACACTCATTCTGAGTGCAAATTAAATGTGAACTTTTAATTCCTCTCTAGAGCTGCCAGGTGCTTCGGGtatcttcttccttcctcctcgTCCAGAATCTTGGAAGAAGATTGAGAGCCTTAACTGTGCCAATAAATAAGATTACACAGTTAATCCTATTTCCTTATGGAGAAGTGCTGTGCTTCTTAGATGCTCTGAATTATCCTGATGTGGAAACATGAGGCAGTGATGTGCTGAAACAGGCAGCTGCAGTGTAAGACATGGGCTTGGGTCAGGGGATGCACTGgagtaaagggaaaaaaatctcagggTATTTTATGCCATTCCATCCTTGGGATTTGACAAAACTGCAATTGCACAAATATAATCAAAATGGAAACACTCTGGGAGGGAGCCAATATCGCTGAAGGAGCAGCTGCATCCTTGAGAAGGAGGGATGGGAAAGTGCTGGGTCAGAAAGTGAGTTTAATGGTAGAATGCCACAAATGAGCGATATATACTCTGTTCCACCCCTGCATGATCAAACCTTTGGTGTGTGAGATCTCATTTTGGTCCAGAAATAAGCTCTCCAGCTACTGACTTCACACTGGGAAAGTGTAATGCTGGCTGTGAGATTATGATGGGAGGCAGATGTACTGGGGAGTGGTAGCAATCGACAGTCTGCATCCTTCCAGTGGACATGGAGAAGGCACAGACCAATTGCATACAATGCAGGTGCTTGCTCAGTTGgctgctttgcagagaaaggaaaaaagtgataTTTGCATGTACAGTTAGCCTAGTTGTCAGTGAACCTCAAGTGTAAGCAAGCTGTTGCATCAACAGCAAAACCTTATAGCTCAGTGCTGACATTGAAGCTGCTGTAGTTGGTGCATATAACGGGTTTGTTTACAGCCACTTGTTCTTCTGTTTAAATTGCTATTTCACTTGGAAACTATTACAACTGCAAGTGATTTTTCTCAATATGTGATTGGAAGCCAGGGGCCTTTCTGCAGCTCAAACAGGATGTGGTTCAGCTGAGAGCTGATGCTCTAGCTTTGTGTTTGGGCTCTACAATGGGTGTATATATGTGCTCAGTTGCCTGCAGAAATTGATATGAAATCGTTTGCCTTCAAGTGAAGAACCTCCTGGAAATCTCAAACCATTTGTGGTTGGTTCCTAAGGGCCTCTATGCCTCAGGTATGAGGAGAAATACATGAGCAAACCCAATGCAGTTTTGTCTTGCATCTGTACTGGTGTGGGATAATGTGTATAATAATGCTCCGTGACATAGCTGGGATGTAACAGTACTGTCTCTCTAAGCCATGGGAGCTTATATAGAGTTTAACTGAGGCAACTGAATTCTAAAGCAGGGATCTGAATGGTGGCAAAAGTGAGAGGGGCTTTATTTACCTGGCAAAGTTAGACCAGCTATCGGTGAAATTGCTAAGCATGCCTTGACCCCATTTGTACCTGCAAACACAAAAGACCCAGTTTGGCTCCAATAGACTGAGTTATTTACCTACTAACAAATATTTCCTGGCTTTAaagagtgttgttttttttttttttaaaaaagatttattgGAAGTTTGTTCCACCCCAAATAAGGGGTAACTCTAGAGGAACCCCGGGGGCTGAGAGGGGTGGGGaatattctttttattgcaGAATAAAGGAACAAGATGCAAATGGATAAGCACAGTGAATGTTTCTCACAAGGAACTGTTTTAATAAGAGCAGCTGCATGTGGGCTATAGTACTACTGAAGGGCTTCTTGGCCATGCTCAGATGCTCTGGAAATCAGGACTGTGAAGAGCTGCCAGTGTCAGCGAAACAGTTACTGGTTGTAATGTAGGAGCTTAAATTAAgcatctacattttttttttcccccatgagGGTGTTAACCTGTGTTGCATTTACATGTAGGGCTTGTCaagttctgtttaaaaaaaaaaaaaaaaaaaaaaaactcattgggggaaaaaaaagactggagATTCAATAGAGCAAAAGCAAGGCGGGGAAATC
This window contains:
- the TOP1MT gene encoding DNA topoisomerase I, mitochondrial isoform X4, which translates into the protein MGVSRTKKTKDSSSRKQKSKLEKGQGMPKTSQVKEQPEEIPCMGQAAVLKGKKKVKEKPLQENTISRSSLRREVAEEKDLDSMRQDGIQVKEAASSLLEETDSTLHQGSSVGLKDSSRSKSKSWREGPAVGQQLSEAEDEVGLLKPSRGDNGVAEFLSGEPGASRLAVEVTASMESVEKELDPHVPMQKGDARGMKRKKQTEKKQEPKKQRENLLRKGETKKDKLEESLGNVMEDIREEDGADGDRNCGVRQDKAKQGSSSTWGRADEREKQKGRGEKRKKVKVEEEEQGRKKIKKEKKVEEKQELESLGEELGVRDEEKESEDGKGIKEEEVDKQGEKGWGQSQSMETEDKEVGNGDVLEKKQKDKEKKPKEKKKDKEKGKKGKEEETPKKTQKRKSKDEGEENNNKRVKKEGKEKEKKEETENKWKWWEEEKTNDGVKWKQLEHKGPYFVPLYEPLPDDVQFYYDGKPLKLSLATEEIATFYAKMLDHEYTTKEIFQNNFFNDWRKEMTPQEQEIIKQLDKCDFREIHKYFVDKNEARKALSKEEKQKLKEEADKIQEEYGYCILDGHREKIGNFKTEPPGLFRGRGDHPKMGMLKKRIMPEDVIINCSKDSKIPEPPVGHKWKEVRFDNTVTWLASWTENIQNSLKYIMLNPSSKLKGEKDWQKFEVARRLKDVVHKIRAQYQADWKSKEMRKRQRAVALYFIDKLALRAGNEKEEGETADTVGCCSLRVEHIKLHSKLDGQEHVVEFDFLGKDSIRYYNKVSVEKPVFKNLQLFVKNKDPGDDLFDRLSTTVLNKHLQKLMNGLTAKVFRTYNASITLQEQLKALTNPEDSVAEKLLSYNRANRAVAILCNHQRSTPKTFEKSMQNLQTKIDAKKEQLEKAQQELEEAEDELKDKKDAKAEANVQKKKKLLERLKEQLAKLNVQATDKEENKQIALGTSKLNYLDPRISIAWCKKFGVPIEKIFNKTQREKFAWAIDMTDEDFEF
- the TOP1MT gene encoding DNA topoisomerase I, mitochondrial isoform X1, translated to MKIVLPAIVHLWECCLNSVSHPEEPDINEAMGVSRTKKTKDSSSRKQKSKLEKGQGMPKTSQVKEQPEEIPCMGQAAVLKGKKKVKEKPLQENTISRSSLRREVAEEKDLDSMRQDGIQVKEAASSLLEETDSTLHQGSSVGLKDSSRSKSKSWREGPAVGQQLSEAEDEVGLLKPSRGDNGVAEFLSGEPGASRLAVEVTASMESVEKELDPHVPMQKGDARGMKRKKQTEKKQEPKKQRENLLRKGETKKDKLEESLGNVMEDIREEDGADGDRNCGVRQDKAKQGSSSTWGRADEREKQKGRGEKRKKVKVEEEEQGRKKIKKEKKVEEKQELESLGEELGVRDEEKESEDGKGIKEEEVDKQGEKGWGQSQSMETEDKEVGNGDVLEKKQKDKEKKPKEKKKDKEKGKKGKEEETPKKTQKRKSKDEGEENNNKRVKKEGKEKEKKEETENKWKWWEEEKTNDGVKWKQLEHKGPYFVPLYEPLPDDVQFYYDGKPLKLSLATEEIATFYAKMLDHEYTTKEIFQNNFFNDWRKEMTPQEQEIIKQLDKCDFREIHKYFVDKNEARKALSKEEKQKLKEEADKIQEEYGYCILDGHREKIGNFKTEPPGLFRGRGDHPKMGMLKKRIMPEDVIINCSKDSKIPEPPVGHKWKEVRFDNTVTWLASWTENIQNSLKYIMLNPSSKLKGEKDWQKFEVARRLKDVVHKIRAQYQADWKSKEMRKRQRAVALYFIDKLALRAGNEKEEGETADTVGCCSLRVEHIKLHSKLDGQEHVVEFDFLGKDSIRYYNKVSVEKPVFKNLQLFVKNKDPGDDLFDRLSTTVLNKHLQKLMNGLTAKVFRTYNASITLQEQLKALTNPEDSVAEKLLSYNRANRAVAILCNHQRSTPKTFEKSMQNLQTKIDAKKEQLEKAQQELEEAEDELKDKKDAKAEANVQKKKKLLERLKEQLAKLNVQATDKEENKQIALGTSKLNYLDPRISIAWCKKFGVPIEKIFNKTQREKFAWAIDMTDEDFEF
- the TOP1MT gene encoding DNA topoisomerase I, mitochondrial isoform X3 — translated: MKIVLPAIVHLWECCLNSVSHPEEPDINEAMGVSRTKKTKDSSSRKQKSKLEKGQGMPKTSQVKEQPEEIPCMGQAAVLKGKKKVKEKPLQENTISRSSLRREVAEEKDLDSMRQDGIQVKEAASSLLEETDSTLHQGSSVGLKDSSRSKSKSWREGPAVGQQLSEAEDEVGLLKPSRGDNGVAEFLSGEPGASRLAVEVTASMESVEKELDPHVPMQKGDARGMKRKKQTEKKQEPKKQRENLLRKGETKKDKLEESLGNVMEDIREEDGADGDRNCGVRQDKAKQGSSSTWGRADEREKQKGRGEKRKKVKVEEEEQGRKKIKKEKKVEEKQELESLGEELGVRDEEKESEDGKGIKEEEVDKQGEKGWGQSQSMETEDKEVGNGDVLEKKQKDKEKKPKEKKKDKEKGKKGKEEETPKKTQKRKSKDEGEENNNKRVKKEGKEKEKKEETENKWKWWEEEKTNDGVKWKQLEHKGPYFVPLYEPLPDDVQFYYDGKPLKLSLATEEIATFYAKMLDHEYTTKEIFQNNFFNDWRKEMTPQEQEIIKQLDKCDFREIHKYFVDKNEARKALSKEEKQKLKEEADKIQEEYGYCILDGHREKIGNFKTEPPGLFRGRGDHPKMGMLKKRIMPEDVIINCSKDSKIPEPPVGHKWKEVRFDNTVTWLASWTENIQNSLKYIMLNPSSKLKGEKDWQKFEVARRLKDVVHKIRAQYQADWKSKEMRKRQRAVALYFIDKLALRAGNEKEEGETADTVGCCSLRVEHIKLHSKLDGQEHVVEFDFLGKDSIRYYNKVSVEKPVFKNLQLFVKNKDPGDDLFDRLSTTVLNKHLQKLMNGLTAKVFRTYNASITLQEQLKALTNPEDSVAEKLLSYNRANRAVAILCNHQRSTPKTFEKSMQNLQTKIDAKKEQLEKAQQELEEAEDELKDKKDAKAEANVQKKKKLLERLKEQLAKLNVQATDKEENKQIALGTSKLNYLDPRISIACQLADVLCLHQPGQQRSVPGAFQMCQK